The Lutibacter sp. Hel_I_33_5 genome has a window encoding:
- a CDS encoding T9SS type B sorting domain-containing protein, with amino-acid sequence MRSGIYFIILFCFFTISNIHAQLSTKHYIPPITGHQNDLPKETYIYISSPKNNVAFTVTPVGFPNKIFSGVVSNNSPFVYRIVEDGEDPSNPIAILDEDGDTQFTAPSNLSNTIIKDRGYIIEATDVIYVSIRFDAVSGYQAGALVSKGLSGLGKVFRVGAFVRQGVLGNGFLNFASIMATEDNTKVTFGDFSNSIAIVNHTGNTPIQTILQEGESYFIAVQAGVNSGDPNDIVGSLIESDKPIVVNTGSITGSFSTGTGGRDYGVDQIVDFNKVGNEYIFIRGNGGNSPIGDEWENVLLVAHIDKTEIFINNNQKIATINAGEYYVIEGDSYTNENLYVKTSQSVFAYQGIGGNPNSKANQGMFFVPPLSCENKGNVDNIAAIDKIGNTDFSGGITVVSEKGATILVNKQPINSFNTIGPTSVDGNTKYETYKVNGLTGNVSVESTGELYCAYFNRSGFATSGSFYSGFPSPPEINFNATVVTLGNCIPNVKLEALNTSAFDTFEWYYDSGNGFQPTGNITAKFTPTNPGNYKLRGVINCSNAVFESAIVPVSICPDDADNDLIIDNVDIDTDNDGILNCDESRGDVTINLTDINIPVLNFLDNSTDNSFVTTKIISNGTSTLTGDITGNFTTSIEPALNSDVSYELSFSKPSHIEYSQNTAITHTNVAGENFSLTITPNNKNITLIDPDNILLVDTNFDGVYESNINNYNATEIRFQINPTPKGTTPFKIAGNSIDKITFKHTLSNVSNASSFAGNIKLTCFAKDSDGDGIEDALDLDSDNDGIKDFDEFAGQKISLTGNDTNLDGLDDVFNNLTISDFDKDGIPDYLDVDSDNDGIYDSTEAGHNLDANLDGVIDNPIVGTNGLVNSLETTANSGILKTPTSDINGDNRINSVDLDADGDRCFDVIEAGFLDPNNDNIIGPSPVQVDANGKVINIPDGYTAPNLNYITIAPIDLNTPFENVTFCEASTSTITIDSTADVFQWEVSTDNGTNWSTINDNAIYNGSITKDLQITNIPLTYNNYQFRVKQNRSGNSCENTSTSIVLTVNPLPIIKDNSVIIKQCIDTQNSTSTTLNLTLSQISISDNPNGTFEYYEDQAGTNLIVNPTNYDVVFNQPKNVWVKTISEFGCAGVLTELIINVAQTPNNPYSNIFPPECDDFLDTQGNNTPGNNSDIDQITNFPKSSFDEAIIGISAPANTTLSFYESQNDRDISLNPINISNYRNNISKIRADGALIDTSTGIRFPIYYKILSTLNNDCEGFGEFFLQIDSVPTAQNVSDLVLCDDATDGSNINGFMQSFNLESQTSTILGNQNNPNLSVTYHLSSADANSGLNLQTSPFTNTVKDKQTVYVRVTNTNGGCFTDHTSFDVIVNPVPVANFVPNLEICDDNTDGSARNGFSQSIDLTSRTAGILGNQDPTQFGVSYHTSLANAQGNINPLLSPYSNTVADRQTIYVRVFNQTTQCANGISNFDVIINKEPLANPDSTLSNLSLCDNDNDGDDTNGLIDTIDLTVQIPTILGTTQDEDVFNVTFHSNQTDATSGSNPLPLFYTNSTPTETIFVRIENKATGCVNDDLTFQLIINPLPDFQVTTPQIVCLNNPPVNLTVENPRAIYNYKWSKVSDGTTLSTTDNVDVFSGGSYKVIATDLVTGCIRERTVEVTESNIAEIKDEDITIIDDSDNNSIKINTGNQNLGIGSYEYALIDESGNTYRNYQYDPFFDQLVGGIYTILVRDKNGCDINGVPVKLSISVVEFPKFFSPNNDGINDTWGIKGANSTFYPTSKIYIFNRFGKAVAEVPIDGRGWDGTYNGKTLPSDDYWFSIMLVDKSGNARERKGNFSLLRK; translated from the coding sequence ATGCGATCAGGTATTTATTTTATTATTTTGTTTTGTTTTTTTACAATTTCAAATATACATGCACAATTAAGTACTAAACATTATATTCCGCCAATTACTGGTCATCAAAATGATTTACCTAAGGAAACTTATATTTATATTTCAAGTCCAAAGAATAATGTAGCATTTACTGTTACACCTGTTGGTTTTCCAAACAAGATATTTAGTGGGGTTGTTTCTAATAATAGTCCATTTGTTTACAGAATAGTAGAAGACGGTGAAGATCCGTCTAACCCCATAGCTATATTGGATGAAGATGGAGACACACAATTTACAGCTCCTTCTAACTTGTCAAATACTATAATAAAAGATAGAGGATATATTATTGAGGCAACAGATGTTATCTACGTTTCTATTAGATTTGATGCAGTCTCAGGGTATCAAGCAGGGGCATTAGTTAGTAAAGGGTTATCTGGATTAGGAAAAGTTTTTAGAGTCGGAGCCTTTGTTAGGCAAGGAGTTTTAGGAAATGGTTTTTTAAATTTTGCTTCTATAATGGCTACAGAAGATAATACCAAAGTAACTTTTGGAGATTTTTCTAATTCGATAGCAATAGTAAACCATACTGGAAACACACCTATTCAAACAATATTACAAGAAGGAGAATCATACTTTATCGCAGTACAAGCTGGGGTTAATTCTGGTGACCCTAATGATATTGTTGGTTCACTTATAGAATCAGACAAACCAATTGTTGTAAATACTGGCTCTATTACAGGTAGTTTTTCTACAGGAACAGGTGGAAGAGATTATGGTGTAGATCAAATTGTAGATTTCAATAAAGTTGGAAATGAATATATTTTTATTAGAGGAAATGGTGGTAATTCGCCTATAGGTGATGAATGGGAAAATGTTTTATTGGTAGCTCACATAGATAAAACAGAAATATTCATTAATAATAATCAAAAAATTGCAACAATAAATGCAGGAGAATATTACGTAATTGAAGGTGATTCATATACAAATGAAAATTTATATGTTAAAACTTCTCAGTCAGTTTTTGCTTATCAAGGAATAGGTGGAAATCCTAATAGTAAAGCAAATCAGGGCATGTTCTTTGTTCCTCCTTTAAGTTGTGAAAATAAAGGGAATGTAGATAACATCGCAGCTATCGATAAAATTGGAAATACAGATTTTAGTGGTGGAATTACAGTTGTTTCAGAGAAAGGAGCAACTATTTTAGTTAATAAACAACCTATTAATTCTTTCAATACTATTGGTCCAACTTCTGTAGATGGTAATACAAAATATGAAACTTATAAAGTAAATGGTTTAACTGGTAATGTTTCAGTAGAAAGTACTGGTGAGTTATATTGTGCATACTTTAATCGTAGTGGTTTTGCTACATCGGGGAGTTTCTACTCAGGCTTTCCGTCACCCCCAGAAATTAATTTTAACGCAACAGTTGTTACTCTAGGTAATTGTATTCCAAATGTAAAATTGGAAGCTTTAAACACAAGTGCTTTTGATACATTTGAATGGTATTATGACAGCGGAAACGGGTTCCAACCAACAGGAAATATAACAGCCAAATTTACACCAACAAATCCTGGGAATTATAAACTAAGAGGCGTAATAAATTGTTCTAATGCAGTTTTTGAATCTGCAATTGTTCCTGTAAGTATTTGCCCTGATGATGCCGATAATGATCTTATTATTGATAATGTTGATATTGATACAGATAATGATGGAATCTTAAATTGTGATGAATCTCGAGGAGATGTAACAATTAATTTAACAGATATTAATATACCTGTACTTAACTTTCTTGATAATTCTACTGATAATTCATTTGTAACTACAAAGATTATTTCGAATGGAACTTCAACTTTGACTGGCGATATAACAGGTAATTTTACAACAAGTATAGAACCAGCATTAAATTCAGATGTATCCTACGAATTATCTTTTAGTAAACCGTCTCATATTGAATATTCGCAGAATACAGCCATAACTCACACAAATGTTGCAGGTGAAAATTTTTCACTAACAATTACACCCAATAACAAGAACATAACTTTAATAGACCCAGATAATATTTTATTAGTTGACACTAATTTTGATGGAGTTTATGAAAGTAATATTAATAACTATAATGCAACTGAAATACGCTTTCAAATAAACCCTACACCTAAAGGAACAACTCCTTTTAAAATTGCAGGAAATAGTATTGATAAAATAACCTTTAAACATACACTAAGTAATGTAAGTAATGCCTCAAGTTTTGCTGGAAATATAAAATTAACCTGTTTCGCAAAAGATTCTGATGGTGATGGAATAGAAGATGCATTAGATTTAGATTCTGATAATGATGGAATTAAAGATTTTGATGAATTTGCAGGTCAAAAAATTAGTTTAACAGGAAACGACACAAATTTAGATGGATTAGATGATGTTTTTAACAACCTAACTATTTCAGATTTTGACAAAGACGGAATTCCTGATTATTTAGATGTAGATTCTGATAACGACGGAATTTATGATTCTACAGAAGCTGGTCATAATTTAGATGCAAATCTAGATGGAGTTATAGATAACCCAATTGTTGGTACGAATGGATTAGTTAATAGTTTAGAAACAACAGCAAATAGTGGAATTCTAAAAACACCTACTTCAGATATAAATGGTGATAACAGAATAAACTCAGTCGATTTAGATGCTGATGGAGATCGTTGTTTTGATGTGATTGAAGCTGGATTTTTAGATCCGAATAACGATAATATTATTGGTCCTTCTCCTGTTCAAGTAGATGCAAACGGGAAAGTAATTAATATCCCTGATGGATATACTGCTCCAAACTTAAATTATATAACTATAGCACCTATAGATTTAAACACTCCTTTTGAAAATGTTACTTTTTGTGAAGCCTCCACTTCCACAATAACCATAGATTCAACCGCAGATGTTTTTCAATGGGAAGTAAGTACAGATAATGGAACTAATTGGTCAACTATTAATGATAATGCTATTTATAACGGTTCAATCACAAAAGATTTACAAATAACAAATATTCCGTTAACCTATAATAATTATCAATTTAGAGTTAAGCAAAATAGATCTGGAAATAGCTGTGAAAATACTTCTACAAGTATTGTACTGACAGTAAACCCTTTACCAATTATAAAAGACAACTCTGTCATAATTAAGCAATGTATTGATACACAAAACTCAACATCAACTACATTAAATTTAACCTTATCACAAATTAGTATCTCAGACAATCCAAATGGTACTTTTGAATATTATGAAGACCAAGCTGGAACTAATCTTATTGTGAACCCAACAAATTACGATGTTGTATTTAATCAACCTAAAAATGTTTGGGTAAAAACTATTTCAGAATTTGGTTGTGCAGGTGTGTTAACAGAATTAATTATTAATGTTGCGCAAACTCCAAATAACCCATATAGTAATATTTTCCCTCCGGAATGTGATGATTTTTTAGACACACAAGGAAATAATACTCCTGGAAATAATTCTGATATAGATCAAATTACAAATTTTCCAAAGTCTTCTTTTGATGAAGCTATTATTGGAATTTCGGCACCTGCAAATACTACGTTATCATTTTATGAAAGTCAAAACGATAGAGATATTTCCTTAAACCCAATTAATATTTCTAATTATAGAAACAACATCTCAAAAATACGAGCTGATGGTGCATTAATAGACACATCAACAGGTATAAGGTTTCCTATTTATTATAAAATTTTAAGTACTTTAAATAATGATTGTGAAGGATTTGGAGAATTTTTCTTACAAATAGATTCGGTACCAACAGCACAAAATGTATCTGATTTAGTATTATGTGATGATGCCACAGATGGCAGCAACATAAACGGATTTATGCAGTCATTTAATTTAGAAAGTCAAACCAGTACAATTTTAGGAAATCAAAACAATCCAAATTTATCTGTTACTTATCATCTATCATCTGCAGATGCAAATTCTGGTTTAAATCTACAAACTTCTCCATTTACAAATACAGTAAAAGACAAACAAACCGTCTATGTTAGAGTAACTAACACAAATGGTGGTTGTTTTACAGACCATACAAGTTTTGATGTAATTGTAAATCCTGTTCCTGTAGCAAATTTTGTTCCAAATCTAGAAATCTGTGATGATAATACAGATGGTTCTGCACGTAACGGATTTTCTCAATCTATCGATTTAACAAGTCGTACAGCAGGGATTTTAGGAAATCAAGATCCAACACAATTTGGCGTTAGTTATCATACTTCATTAGCAAATGCACAAGGAAATATTAATCCATTATTAAGTCCTTATTCAAATACTGTTGCTGATAGGCAAACAATATATGTACGTGTATTTAATCAAACAACACAATGTGCAAATGGAATTTCAAATTTTGATGTTATTATCAATAAAGAACCATTAGCAAATCCAGATAGTACATTATCTAATTTATCATTATGTGATAATGATAATGACGGAGATGATACAAATGGATTAATAGATACTATTGATTTAACAGTACAAATTCCTACAATTCTTGGTACGACACAAGATGAAGATGTTTTTAATGTAACATTTCATTCAAATCAAACAGATGCTACTTCTGGTAGTAATCCTTTACCATTATTTTACACAAACTCTACACCAACAGAAACAATTTTTGTTAGAATAGAAAACAAAGCTACTGGCTGTGTAAATGATGACTTAACATTTCAATTAATTATTAATCCGTTACCAGATTTTCAAGTAACAACACCACAAATTGTATGTTTAAATAATCCACCGGTAAATTTAACAGTAGAAAACCCTAGAGCAATATATAATTACAAATGGTCAAAAGTTTCTGACGGAACAACACTAAGTACTACAGACAATGTTGATGTTTTTTCTGGAGGAAGTTACAAAGTAATAGCTACAGATTTAGTTACAGGCTGTATTAGAGAACGAACTGTTGAAGTTACTGAATCTAATATTGCAGAAATAAAAGACGAAGACATTACTATTATTGATGATTCAGATAATAATTCAATCAAAATAAATACGGGTAATCAAAATTTAGGAATAGGTTCATATGAATATGCCTTGATTGATGAAAGCGGAAATACCTATAGAAACTATCAATACGATCCATTTTTCGATCAATTAGTTGGTGGAATTTACACCATTTTAGTTCGTGATAAAAATGGCTGTGATATTAACGGAGTTCCGGTAAAACTATCAATATCAGTAGTTGAATTCCCTAAATTCTTTTCACCAAATAATGATGGTATAAATGATACCTGGGGAATTAAAGGAGCTAATTCCACTTTTTATCCAACAAGTAAAATTTATATTTTTAATCGATTTGGAAAAGCAGTTGCAGAAGTTCCTATTGATGGAAGAGGTTGGGATGGCACGTACAATGGAAAAACACTGCCTTCAGACGATTATTGGTTTTCAATTATGTTAGTTGATAAATCTGGTAATGCAAGAGAGCGAAAAGGAAATTTTTCTTTACTAAGGAAATAG